The Streptomyces sp. HSG2 genome has a segment encoding these proteins:
- a CDS encoding alpha/beta hydrolase encodes MSAPPVSSVPTDGVERIVLGRGCHRLGAWRAAPVTGSPRAVLVAVHGRAMSPGYFAGPVAPHTSLLALASSLGHTVLAVERPGYGLSRSSLPLGLPLADQALLLRRAMADYADQHPVGAGFFLVGHSDGGKTALYLAGEQWGETPAERLLGLDLNGCGWHYSPAAAHFPDTMNGGAGQLNWGPLRLYPGSTFHASRALLRDVPAAEEAETAHWPARFPAVAARVRCPVRLTFGEHEGWWRLDRDEMAAMAACFTRTRPPVVERVPEAGHNLSLGLAAPLYHLRALAFLEECLATVPTSVR; translated from the coding sequence GTGAGCGCGCCACCGGTGTCGAGCGTGCCCACCGACGGCGTGGAGCGGATCGTGCTCGGACGCGGCTGCCACCGGCTCGGTGCCTGGCGGGCCGCTCCCGTCACCGGCAGCCCCCGGGCCGTGCTGGTCGCCGTCCACGGCCGGGCGATGTCCCCCGGCTACTTCGCCGGGCCGGTCGCGCCGCACACCTCTCTGCTCGCCCTGGCGTCCTCCCTCGGCCACACCGTCCTGGCGGTGGAACGGCCCGGTTACGGCCTCTCCCGCTCGTCCCTGCCGCTCGGGCTGCCGCTGGCCGATCAGGCCCTCCTGCTGCGCCGGGCCATGGCCGACTACGCCGACCAGCACCCGGTCGGGGCCGGGTTCTTCCTCGTCGGGCACTCCGACGGCGGCAAGACCGCCCTGTACCTCGCGGGTGAGCAGTGGGGCGAGACCCCGGCGGAACGCCTGCTCGGACTGGACCTCAACGGCTGCGGCTGGCACTACTCCCCGGCCGCCGCCCACTTCCCGGACACCATGAACGGCGGAGCGGGCCAACTCAACTGGGGCCCGCTGCGGCTCTATCCGGGAAGCACCTTCCACGCCAGCCGCGCCCTGCTCCGCGATGTCCCGGCCGCCGAGGAGGCCGAGACGGCCCACTGGCCGGCGCGGTTCCCGGCCGTCGCGGCCCGTGTGCGCTGCCCCGTGCGGCTCACCTTCGGGGAGCACGAGGGCTGGTGGCGTCTGGACCGGGACGAAATGGCCGCCATGGCCGCCTGCTTCACCCGGACGCGCCCGCCCGTCGTCGAACGCGTCCCGGAGGCGGGCCACAACCTCAGTCTCGGACTGGCCGCTCCCCTCTACCACTTGCGCGCGCTGGCCTTCCTGGAGGAGTGTCTGGCAACCGTCCCGACCTCCGTCCGGTGA